Proteins from a single region of Pseudomonas sp. 10S4:
- a CDS encoding XAC2610-related protein, which yields MDFYRVFSGVCALAIMIGLSSQSALAEDARTIGELHPPVIASLGDQKITVFFLKNNLKGKVVETHVPYAEIFYSPINVAKPSLNYVWKIEGEQIASVFFYERTLPDRAQKSMYVLMRSKASNAGFEGVSYSVMELPLIKNGDELSVAFFTGDQEYPALQNCNDGRDLTTGKEVVCPYKDAASIKKYLASVEKGVSDLNAPASTPVTTFHPSKGVEATLALNGSVLVVGVKNGSRAESKTIDFEAINELHIQVDDFNFDGKKDFAVWQVDDGMGTYTVSRIFVYQPESGSFKELRPDCGDGFVNLRIERARKALLSTYWEMNKPKGCVTKFSQT from the coding sequence ATGGATTTTTACAGGGTTTTCAGCGGTGTCTGCGCTCTCGCAATAATGATTGGACTATCCAGTCAAAGCGCATTGGCAGAGGATGCGCGTACTATCGGAGAGCTACACCCTCCTGTTATAGCTTCATTAGGTGATCAAAAGATTACTGTGTTTTTTTTGAAGAATAACTTGAAAGGCAAGGTAGTAGAAACTCATGTGCCCTACGCGGAAATATTTTATTCGCCCATCAATGTTGCCAAGCCTTCGCTAAATTATGTGTGGAAGATTGAAGGCGAGCAGATTGCGTCAGTATTTTTCTATGAGAGGACATTGCCGGACAGAGCACAGAAATCAATGTATGTGTTGATGAGAAGCAAAGCCTCAAATGCTGGGTTTGAAGGTGTTAGCTATTCGGTAATGGAATTGCCGCTGATTAAAAACGGCGATGAGTTGTCTGTTGCTTTTTTCACCGGCGATCAAGAGTACCCTGCGTTGCAGAACTGTAATGATGGTCGTGATTTAACTACTGGAAAAGAAGTAGTGTGTCCTTACAAGGATGCAGCGAGTATTAAGAAGTATCTGGCTTCAGTTGAGAAAGGTGTATCAGACCTCAATGCCCCGGCTTCTACGCCTGTTACTACTTTCCATCCATCGAAAGGAGTTGAGGCCACTCTTGCGCTGAACGGATCTGTTTTAGTGGTTGGTGTTAAAAACGGCTCTCGTGCTGAATCCAAGACAATCGATTTCGAAGCAATCAACGAGTTGCACATTCAAGTAGACGATTTTAACTTTGACGGCAAAAAGGATTTCGCTGTTTGGCAGGTCGATGATGGGATGGGGACTTATACCGTTAGTAGGATTTTTGTTTACCAGCCTGAATCGGGTTCTTTTAAGGAGTTGCGCCCTGATTGTGGGGATGGATTTGTCAATCTCCGAATAGAGCGGGCTCGGAAAGCGCTACTTAGTACCTATTGGGAAATGAATAAGCCTAAAGGGTGCGTGACAAAATTCTCTCAAACATAA
- a CDS encoding lysozyme inhibitor LprI family protein, translating into MQVIDRVTMKSFVLFVCLVCPLFVFASGNDCGVVASTLEFNLCIKQAKESADSKLNLSYKQLIARVKAQYQRAPDLGAKFLAKLKSSQLAWLKLRDTNCAIEAFEYDESMPAYEVTVNICVAKMSLERSSYLDNTFPDNYNVPKKK; encoded by the coding sequence ATGCAAGTCATCGACAGAGTAACTATGAAATCGTTTGTGCTATTTGTTTGCTTGGTTTGCCCGCTCTTTGTTTTTGCAAGTGGAAATGATTGTGGTGTTGTTGCGTCAACTTTGGAATTTAATCTATGTATTAAACAAGCAAAGGAATCTGCTGATTCAAAGCTGAATTTAAGTTACAAGCAGCTTATAGCAAGGGTAAAAGCTCAATATCAAAGAGCTCCTGATCTAGGAGCAAAATTCTTGGCTAAGTTAAAATCTTCGCAATTGGCTTGGTTGAAGCTACGAGACACTAATTGTGCTATAGAAGCTTTTGAGTATGATGAGTCAATGCCGGCTTATGAGGTGACAGTGAATATTTGCGTCGCCAAAATGAGTCTCGAGCGATCAAGTTATTTAGATAATACCTTTCCAGATAACTATAACGTTCCTAAGAAAAAGTGA
- a CDS encoding M23 family metallopeptidase: MRCAWRWLFPISFDLNWHGGTHLKAPTERGDFLPVRAIADGTLAYFRKPSPVEANPDAPLNYGGWTDNGCIILRHETEIGEGASSKVVFYSIYMHLSKITLAEPIKGMRIFRKDTLGEAGKIYGANHKIHFEIIADDNQVTRLTGRNDRELAYRTKSGRTDSCWGDMYFYLPPEVMGFSDRPTVWSDSNNKSSFVVRPPVELIIRMRFNKGQCVLTTHDVNGECIGEHKEANNFEYDLFEVASSRYPVCPSAGYELLRFGRIFGPDALTPANAAHWRQIAFPGGVAWFNLNASTVGCFSDADFPHWQGWNLIDDDTDDDSHCQSPYLRGLLKLDEDPLYPPHRSLAEISANPNYKHAPLKPEELGIYTKKYRIKQHNQAIIQKESSQKLVSRCIFKFPSEWGKSDFDTRYGWLLKESELGEAMPQADYEKLKAHQDAMAFGRTPR; the protein is encoded by the coding sequence GTGCGGTGCGCCTGGAGATGGCTTTTTCCGATCAGTTTTGACCTGAACTGGCATGGCGGTACTCACCTTAAAGCTCCTACAGAACGAGGTGATTTTCTCCCTGTCCGAGCCATTGCGGATGGCACCCTTGCCTACTTTCGTAAACCATCCCCCGTTGAGGCAAATCCTGATGCGCCATTAAATTATGGTGGCTGGACAGACAATGGCTGCATCATCTTGCGTCACGAGACCGAGATTGGTGAAGGTGCGAGCTCAAAAGTTGTCTTCTATTCGATCTATATGCATCTCTCTAAAATTACCCTAGCCGAACCGATAAAGGGCATGCGGATTTTTCGTAAAGACACTCTCGGTGAGGCGGGTAAAATTTATGGTGCGAACCACAAAATTCACTTTGAGATTATTGCTGACGATAACCAAGTGACGCGTCTGACGGGGCGTAATGATCGTGAGCTGGCCTATCGAACAAAATCTGGTCGTACTGATAGTTGCTGGGGTGATATGTATTTTTATCTACCCCCAGAAGTTATGGGATTTTCGGATCGTCCTACTGTATGGAGTGACTCGAATAATAAGAGCAGTTTTGTCGTTCGCCCGCCAGTAGAATTAATCATCCGTATGCGCTTTAACAAGGGGCAGTGCGTTTTGACCACGCATGATGTTAACGGCGAATGCATCGGGGAACATAAAGAGGCAAATAATTTTGAGTACGATCTTTTCGAAGTTGCGAGCTCTCGTTACCCCGTCTGCCCCAGTGCAGGTTACGAGTTATTGCGCTTTGGTCGGATATTTGGTCCCGACGCTCTAACCCCAGCCAACGCGGCGCATTGGAGGCAAATTGCATTCCCTGGCGGAGTTGCATGGTTCAATCTAAATGCCAGCACTGTCGGCTGCTTCAGCGATGCTGACTTTCCACATTGGCAAGGCTGGAACCTAATCGATGATGACACCGATGATGACAGCCACTGTCAATCTCCTTATTTACGAGGCCTGTTGAAACTTGATGAAGATCCGCTTTACCCGCCCCACAGGAGCCTTGCTGAGATATCTGCTAATCCGAATTACAAACACGCACCTCTTAAACCTGAAGAGTTAGGAATCTACACCAAAAAATATCGGATCAAGCAACATAATCAAGCCATCATCCAGAAAGAAAGCTCCCAGAAGCTGGTCAGTCGATGCATCTTCAAGTTTCCTAGTGAATGGGGTAAAAGTGATTTCGACACTCGCTATGGTTGGCTTCTAAAGGAGTCAGAGTTAGGTGAGGCCATGCCACAGGCTGACTACGAGAAACTTAAAGCCCATCAGGACGCCATGGCTTTTGGGAGGACGCCGCGTTAA
- a CDS encoding PP2C family protein-serine/threonine phosphatase — MLVASPWRSAARTDPGKVRARNEDAFLDSPQQGLWVVADGMGGHQGGDIASQLIVASLAELPVQDDFDERLKGIRQCLHWINRRLGQELTVTAGRHDSIMGSTVVALLVEGSRAACIWAGDSRCYLWRGQRLYQLSKDHSLQQQLIDEQNMSVEDARAHPSAHALTRAVGAADVLTLDVLELEVYPGDTFLLCSDGLYQGLSSDALGNALSLTAPHVALERLFDGALRGSARDNLTAVVIRQ, encoded by the coding sequence ATGCTGGTTGCCAGTCCCTGGCGCAGCGCTGCGCGTACCGATCCGGGCAAGGTTCGGGCGCGCAACGAAGATGCCTTTCTCGACTCGCCACAGCAGGGGCTGTGGGTGGTCGCGGACGGCATGGGCGGTCATCAGGGTGGCGATATCGCCAGCCAGTTGATCGTCGCCAGCCTGGCGGAATTGCCGGTGCAGGACGACTTCGACGAACGACTCAAAGGCATTCGCCAGTGCTTGCACTGGATCAATCGCCGCTTGGGCCAGGAGTTGACCGTCACTGCCGGGCGCCACGACAGCATCATGGGCAGCACCGTGGTGGCGCTGCTGGTAGAAGGCAGTCGCGCGGCCTGCATCTGGGCCGGCGACAGCCGTTGCTACCTGTGGCGTGGCCAGCGGTTGTATCAGCTGTCCAAGGACCATTCGCTGCAACAGCAACTGATCGACGAGCAAAACATGAGCGTCGAAGACGCCCGCGCCCATCCTTCGGCCCATGCCCTGACCCGTGCGGTCGGGGCAGCCGATGTGCTGACGCTGGACGTGCTCGAACTCGAGGTTTACCCCGGCGATACGTTCCTGTTGTGCAGCGACGGTTTGTACCAAGGGCTCAGCAGCGATGCCCTGGGCAACGCCCTGAGCCTGACCGCGCCGCACGTTGCGCTGGAGCGTCTGTTCGACGGCGCTCTGCGTGGCTCGGCACGGGACAACCTGACTGCCGTGGTGATCCGCCAATGA
- the tssM gene encoding type VI secretion system membrane subunit TssM, with translation MKKFFKKVGAFLRKTWVWTLLVVLFVALLVWFVGPLLAVDDYKFWEGSTSRLLTISVLFLIWGLTMVFVSWRAGVRKKAVEDTEDGQDRIRREELIDEEQKELKVRFKDALKTLKTSSLYRGRSERWRSDLPWYLLIGPQGSGKTSLLDFSGLEFPINKIDRKLTRDTLGTRHCDWYFADHGVLIDTAGRYLTQPDAEVDGSAWSTLLDLLRKRRRNRPLNGVLVTIPVETLLGGSEQDLDTLARQVRARLQDVHQKLHVDVPIYLVLSKADRLLGFDEFFDQLTREESDQVLGTSFRKEQSGTDVAVLRAEFEELLRRLNSQVIMRMHQERDTQRRGRILDFPHQLGQIGERLCLFVDMAFTGNRYQRVSQLRGFYLTSAPHLTQEMDQTTAGIGANLGMNAGMLPTLRSGRSRFIHHLLSRVIFPEADLAGLDKRERSRIHWGQRALYVGALAALGLFGLLWAGGFSANYERLENLRSLAQNWTQSRSALTARDDSMGVLKTLDTSYAATQVFPKKGDVGYHERGGLYQGEDTNPVVKAAYERELEAQLLPRVATLLEGQIRANMQDRERLLNSLRAYLMLNMKDRRDAGWLKDWVATEWSQRYAGNTAVQNGLNTHFERLLQQPFVYPLNDQLVAQARQVLRSESLANVVYRMLREQARNLPDYRLSQHLGPQGSLFVGTDYVIPGFYTQQGYQQYFSVQGATLVSDILRDNWVLGEGSGISGMDLRRLMVELEQLYFRDYANFWSEAVGQVALPAISDFSEGAEQLAGLTSANSPVLQLLVEVRENTRFPADAEPADQAADAAGALADQKGKLGKLGKLAAAAADKASDMAAAKNLPDTAKKSLQRRFEPLHRLLDDNNGPAADLTPALTALNDLQLQVASLARASSPEQAAFEMAKTRMGGQRDALSNLRNASNRLPRPVSVWFNVLAEDTWRLVLNDSYAYLNQRYQSELYGFYGKAINKRYPFSAHSTSDVAISDFREFFKAQGIVDRFFDTYMRPFVSGDPGNYRMRSVDGHSLPISKVYLDQMAAAQTIRQSFFAENPAEPQVQFKLEPYTLDPAVSRSEFKFGDKTIEYRHGPIVPVSFKWPTDAEDGRTSLVLDKMAGRPIGIEKNTGPWSLFRLFDLMQTEYLSGRDVLVLKADVGGLRANYLLSSQRTPNPFDMGVLRTFRMPVQL, from the coding sequence ATGAAAAAGTTTTTCAAGAAAGTCGGCGCATTCTTGCGCAAGACCTGGGTCTGGACCCTGCTGGTGGTGCTGTTCGTCGCGCTGCTGGTGTGGTTCGTCGGGCCGCTGCTGGCCGTCGATGACTACAAGTTCTGGGAAGGTTCGACCTCCCGCCTGCTGACCATCAGTGTGCTGTTCCTGATCTGGGGCCTGACCATGGTCTTCGTCAGCTGGCGCGCCGGTGTGCGTAAAAAGGCTGTCGAAGACACCGAAGACGGCCAGGATCGTATCCGCCGTGAAGAGCTGATCGACGAAGAGCAGAAAGAGTTGAAAGTGCGTTTCAAAGACGCGCTGAAAACCCTCAAGACCTCGAGCCTGTATCGCGGTCGCAGCGAGCGCTGGCGCAGTGATTTGCCTTGGTACTTGCTGATCGGTCCACAGGGCAGCGGCAAGACCAGTTTGCTGGACTTCTCGGGCCTTGAGTTTCCGATCAACAAGATCGACCGCAAACTGACCCGTGACACCCTCGGCACCCGTCATTGCGACTGGTACTTCGCCGACCACGGCGTGTTGATCGACACCGCTGGCCGTTACCTGACCCAGCCGGATGCCGAAGTCGATGGCAGCGCCTGGAGCACCTTGCTCGACCTGCTGCGCAAGCGTCGTCGTAACCGTCCGTTGAACGGCGTGCTGGTAACCATTCCAGTGGAAACCCTGCTCGGTGGCAGCGAGCAAGACCTCGACACCCTCGCGCGTCAGGTCCGTGCCCGCTTGCAGGACGTGCATCAAAAGCTGCACGTCGACGTGCCGATTTACCTGGTATTGAGCAAGGCTGATCGCCTGCTCGGGTTCGACGAGTTCTTCGATCAACTGACCCGCGAAGAAAGCGATCAGGTACTCGGCACCAGCTTCCGCAAAGAGCAGAGCGGCACCGACGTCGCCGTCCTGCGCGCCGAGTTCGAAGAGCTGCTGCGTCGCCTGAACAGCCAAGTGATCATGCGCATGCACCAGGAGCGCGACACCCAGCGCCGTGGCCGCATCCTCGACTTCCCGCATCAACTGGGGCAGATCGGCGAGCGCCTGTGCCTGTTCGTCGACATGGCGTTCACCGGCAACCGCTACCAGCGTGTCAGCCAGTTGCGCGGTTTCTACCTGACCAGCGCACCGCACCTGACTCAAGAGATGGACCAGACCACCGCCGGCATCGGCGCCAATCTGGGCATGAACGCCGGCATGCTGCCAACCCTGCGCAGCGGCCGTTCGCGTTTCATCCACCATTTGCTCAGCCGCGTAATTTTCCCGGAGGCCGATCTGGCCGGTCTGGACAAGCGCGAACGCAGCCGCATCCACTGGGGCCAGCGTGCCTTGTACGTGGGCGCATTGGCGGCACTGGGCCTGTTCGGTCTGCTGTGGGCGGGCGGTTTCTCTGCCAACTATGAGCGTCTGGAAAACCTGCGTTCCCTGGCTCAAAACTGGACCCAATCGCGCTCGGCATTGACCGCCCGTGATGACTCCATGGGCGTGCTCAAGACCCTCGACACCAGCTACGCGGCGACCCAGGTCTTCCCGAAAAAAGGTGACGTGGGTTACCACGAGCGCGGCGGTTTGTACCAGGGCGAAGACACCAACCCGGTGGTCAAGGCTGCCTACGAGCGTGAGCTCGAAGCGCAACTGTTGCCACGGGTCGCGACCCTGCTGGAAGGGCAGATCCGCGCCAACATGCAGGACCGCGAACGCTTGCTCAACAGCCTGCGTGCGTACCTGATGCTGAACATGAAGGATCGCCGCGATGCGGGTTGGCTCAAGGATTGGGTTGCCACCGAGTGGTCCCAGCGCTACGCCGGCAACACCGCCGTGCAGAACGGCTTGAACACCCACTTCGAGCGTTTGCTCCAGCAGCCGTTTGTCTACCCGCTGAACGATCAACTGGTGGCCCAGGCACGTCAGGTCTTGCGTAGCGAGTCACTGGCCAACGTGGTTTACCGGATGCTCCGTGAGCAGGCCCGCAACCTGCCGGACTATCGTTTGAGCCAACACCTGGGCCCACAGGGTTCGCTGTTTGTCGGCACCGATTACGTGATCCCGGGGTTCTACACCCAACAGGGTTATCAGCAGTACTTCTCGGTCCAGGGCGCTACGCTGGTCAGCGATATCCTGCGTGACAACTGGGTGCTGGGCGAAGGCTCGGGCATCAGCGGCATGGACTTGCGTCGCCTGATGGTCGAACTGGAGCAACTGTACTTCCGCGACTACGCCAACTTCTGGAGCGAAGCCGTGGGCCAGGTTGCATTGCCGGCGATCAGCGACTTCAGCGAAGGCGCCGAGCAACTGGCGGGCCTGACTTCGGCCAACTCCCCCGTGCTGCAACTGCTGGTGGAAGTGCGCGAGAACACCCGGTTCCCGGCAGACGCCGAACCGGCTGATCAAGCGGCTGATGCTGCTGGCGCACTGGCCGACCAGAAAGGCAAGTTGGGCAAACTCGGCAAACTGGCGGCGGCTGCTGCGGACAAGGCGTCGGACATGGCCGCAGCCAAGAACCTGCCGGACACCGCGAAGAAATCCCTGCAACGTCGCTTCGAACCGCTGCACCGTTTGCTGGATGACAACAACGGCCCGGCCGCTGACCTGACCCCGGCACTGACCGCGCTCAACGACCTGCAATTGCAAGTCGCGAGCCTGGCCCGCGCCAGTTCGCCGGAACAAGCGGCGTTCGAAATGGCCAAGACCCGCATGGGCGGCCAGCGTGATGCGCTGAGCAACCTGCGCAATGCGTCCAACCGCTTGCCGCGTCCGGTCAGTGTCTGGTTCAACGTGTTGGCCGAAGACACCTGGCGTCTGGTGCTCAACGATTCCTACGCGTACTTGAACCAGCGCTACCAGAGCGAGCTGTACGGCTTCTATGGCAAGGCGATCAACAAGCGTTATCCGTTCAGCGCCCACAGCACCAGCGACGTGGCAATCAGCGACTTCCGCGAGTTCTTCAAGGCCCAGGGTATCGTCGATCGCTTCTTCGACACCTACATGCGTCCATTCGTCAGCGGCGATCCGGGTAACTACCGCATGCGCAGCGTCGACGGTCACAGCCTGCCGATCTCCAAGGTTTACCTCGACCAAATGGCCGCGGCACAAACCATTCGCCAGAGCTTCTTCGCCGAGAACCCGGCCGAGCCGCAAGTGCAGTTCAAACTCGAGCCGTACACCCTCGACCCGGCCGTCAGCCGTTCCGAGTTCAAGTTTGGCGACAAGACCATCGAATACCGTCACGGCCCAATCGTGCCGGTGTCCTTCAAATGGCCGACCGATGCTGAAGACGGTCGTACCAGCCTGGTCCTCGACAAAATGGCTGGCCGCCCAATCGGTATCGAAAAGAACACCGGCCCATGGTCGCTGTTCCGTCTGTTCGACCTGATGCAGACCGAGTACCTGAGCGGTCGCGACGTGCTGGTGCTCAAGGCTGACGTGGGTGGCCTGCGCGCCAACTACTTGCTGTCGAGCCAACGCACGCCGAACCCGTTCGACATGGGCGTGCTGCGCACCTTCCGTATGCCGGTGCAACTCTGA
- the icmH gene encoding type IVB secretion system protein IcmH/DotU → MIKDMEHNQDDKTVLLDRQGHGPASSPLTDFAAPPRFEQLEERMIYAARLRPAEAFNISLNSLVAAASDLLSEVVRLKHSDTREDMYALNERLTSALKLFEVRALHNGAESSQVMAARYVLCTVVDEAVVTTPWGNESEWSQMSLLSSFHNETFGGEKFFQLLDRLSKNPVKHLPMLELMYLCLSLGFEGKYRVQARGMLELEGIRDALYRQIRQLRGDVPRELSPHWEGLNDQRRSLVRIVPAWMVVLFTVVCLVVMYSGFAWVLGEQRETVLQPYQQLDPAAVQPLSKP, encoded by the coding sequence ATGATTAAGGACATGGAACATAACCAGGACGATAAAACCGTCCTGCTCGACCGCCAGGGCCACGGCCCTGCTTCGAGTCCGCTGACTGACTTCGCTGCTCCGCCGCGTTTCGAGCAGTTGGAAGAACGGATGATCTACGCCGCGCGCCTGCGCCCGGCCGAAGCGTTCAACATCAGCCTCAACTCGCTGGTGGCCGCCGCGTCCGATCTGCTGTCGGAAGTGGTGCGCCTCAAGCACAGCGACACCCGCGAAGACATGTACGCGCTCAACGAGCGACTGACCTCTGCGCTGAAGCTGTTTGAAGTGCGCGCGCTGCACAACGGCGCCGAAAGCAGCCAGGTGATGGCCGCCCGTTACGTGCTCTGCACCGTGGTCGACGAAGCCGTCGTGACCACACCGTGGGGCAACGAAAGTGAATGGTCGCAGATGAGCCTGCTCAGCAGCTTCCACAACGAAACCTTCGGCGGCGAGAAGTTCTTCCAGCTGCTGGATCGCCTGTCGAAAAACCCGGTCAAGCACCTGCCGATGCTGGAACTGATGTACCTGTGCCTGTCCCTGGGCTTCGAAGGCAAGTACCGCGTGCAAGCTCGCGGCATGCTCGAGCTCGAAGGCATACGCGACGCTTTGTATCGCCAGATTCGCCAACTGCGCGGCGACGTGCCACGTGAGCTGTCGCCCCATTGGGAAGGCTTGAACGATCAACGCCGCAGCCTGGTGCGCATCGTGCCGGCGTGGATGGTGGTGCTGTTCACCGTGGTCTGCCTGGTGGTGATGTATTCGGGTTTTGCCTGGGTACTGGGCGAGCAACGCGAAACCGTTCTGCAACCTTATCAGCAGCTAGATCCGGCCGCGGTCCAGCCGCTGTCGAAGCCGTAA
- the tssK gene encoding type VI secretion system baseplate subunit TssK: protein MNSHKVIWQEGMLLRPQHFQHNDRYYDHQMKTRTQLLGSYTWGFLNLDIDLQFLNMGKLVISQASGILPDGSLFELGGNTEPLALDVPPNTGNTPIYLALPLVTGNHIESRRPEQSDVLARYTAYDAEVADSNAGDDSASQVSCARPDFKLLLGEQQSDQAYVKLKICEVLDTTPDGVISLDPDFVPTYIQAHSSSYLLSCLKEVISMLGHRGDTIADRIRSNGKVGGAEVGDFMMLQLINRTELLLRHYLGLEQVHPEELYRTLLTMLGDLATFSSDSKRPRLDSRYQHSDQGASFRKLMEAIRQVLSMVLEQHAIELVLQARQYGIIVSPLHDHKLLGSASFVLAASANCDSEELRHRLPAHLKVGPVERIRQLVNLHLPGIKVKPLPVAPRQIAFHSNKTYFILELSSEDLAQLERSGGFAFHVSGEFAELELKFWAIRN, encoded by the coding sequence ATGAACTCCCATAAAGTCATTTGGCAGGAAGGCATGCTGCTGCGGCCGCAGCACTTCCAGCACAACGATCGTTACTACGACCACCAGATGAAGACCCGAACCCAGTTGTTGGGCAGCTACACCTGGGGCTTCCTGAACCTGGACATCGACTTGCAGTTCCTCAACATGGGCAAACTGGTGATCAGCCAGGCCTCGGGGATTCTGCCGGACGGCAGCCTGTTCGAACTGGGTGGCAACACCGAACCGTTGGCCCTGGACGTGCCGCCGAACACCGGCAACACGCCGATCTACCTGGCGCTGCCGCTGGTCACCGGCAACCACATTGAGTCCCGTCGCCCGGAGCAATCCGATGTGCTGGCGCGCTACACCGCGTATGACGCGGAAGTGGCCGACTCCAACGCCGGCGACGACTCTGCCAGCCAAGTCAGTTGCGCCCGCCCGGATTTCAAGCTGTTGCTTGGCGAGCAGCAGAGCGACCAGGCCTACGTGAAGCTGAAGATCTGCGAAGTGCTCGACACCACGCCCGACGGCGTGATCAGCCTCGACCCGGACTTTGTGCCGACCTACATTCAGGCGCATTCCTCCAGCTACTTGCTGTCGTGCCTCAAAGAAGTCATCAGCATGCTCGGCCACCGGGGCGACACCATCGCCGACCGGATCCGCTCCAACGGCAAGGTCGGTGGCGCGGAAGTCGGCGACTTCATGATGCTGCAACTGATCAACCGCACCGAACTGCTGCTGCGCCACTATTTGGGCCTGGAGCAAGTTCACCCGGAAGAGTTGTACCGCACGCTGCTGACCATGCTCGGTGATCTGGCGACCTTCTCCAGCGACAGCAAACGCCCGCGCCTGGACAGCCGTTACCAGCACAGCGACCAGGGCGCGAGCTTCCGCAAACTGATGGAAGCGATTCGTCAGGTGCTGTCGATGGTGCTCGAACAGCACGCCATCGAACTGGTGCTGCAAGCGCGTCAGTACGGGATCATCGTTTCGCCGTTGCACGACCACAAACTGCTGGGCTCGGCGTCGTTCGTGCTGGCAGCCAGTGCCAACTGCGATTCCGAAGAACTGCGCCATCGCTTGCCGGCGCACCTCAAGGTCGGCCCGGTGGAGCGTATTCGCCAACTGGTCAACCTGCATCTGCCAGGCATCAAGGTCAAACCGTTGCCGGTGGCCCCGCGGCAGATCGCGTTCCACTCCAACAAAACCTATTTCATCCTCGAACTCAGTTCCGAAGACCTGGCGCAACTCGAGCGCTCCGGCGGCTTCGCGTTCCACGTGTCCGGCGAATTTGCCGAGCTTGAACTGAAATTCTGGGCCATCAGGAACTGA
- the tssJ gene encoding type VI secretion system lipoprotein TssJ codes for MSRCSTAFFKTLTALAALVLLAGCSSLSPYSTVTKLNLKLTASDQLNPDLNGRPSPIVVRLFELKHPVAFENADFFSLYERAKESLAPDMVATEELELRPGETVELKLSVEEGSRYVGVLAAYRDLPETKWRYTVQITPVALTEADLTLDQSGIRNTNETLAKAVD; via the coding sequence ATGTCTCGCTGCTCGACCGCTTTTTTCAAGACGCTGACAGCGCTGGCTGCCCTGGTGCTGCTGGCCGGCTGCTCGTCGCTGTCGCCGTATTCCACCGTGACCAAACTCAACCTGAAGCTGACCGCCAGCGATCAGTTGAACCCGGACCTTAATGGTCGTCCGTCGCCAATCGTCGTGCGCCTGTTTGAACTCAAGCACCCGGTGGCCTTCGAGAACGCGGACTTCTTCAGCCTGTACGAGCGCGCCAAGGAATCCCTGGCCCCGGACATGGTCGCCACCGAAGAGCTGGAACTGCGTCCGGGCGAAACCGTCGAGCTCAAGCTCAGCGTGGAAGAGGGCAGCCGCTACGTTGGCGTGCTCGCCGCCTACCGCGACCTGCCGGAAACCAAATGGCGCTACACGGTGCAAATCACCCCGGTGGCCCTCACCGAGGCTGATCTGACCCTCGACCAGTCCGGCATCCGCAACACCAATGAAACGCTCGCCAAGGCGGTTGACTGA